The Candidatus Poribacteria bacterium genome window below encodes:
- a CDS encoding UDP-N-acetylmuramoyl-tripeptide--D-alanyl-D-alanine ligase: MSTIFFYLVALACLVRAVVRTVGGLHILQLDGYKTGRYLKWMRQHLRNCFEVKEILIIGAALILTAFYPQYHNTWFFSVLCIVWGGFQVYMSTKRKKVEAKKPLVYTARAKRVFGLSICLLVCTAAVLVLLTQASPWRIAIFLFSEVAVINLTVANLLIYPLERTINGAYLLSARKRIKTLHPKVIGITGSYGKTSTKYILRQILSQKFNTLMTPDSYNTPMGICKVIRGELTPEHEIFIVEMGAYKRGDIRELCNLASPEIGILTAVGPQHLERFKSIENIAKTKYELIESLPSGGLAVFNCDNEICAELANKREQSGNPVRRYATEPFYVASVSDSAELTAADIRHTGEGLAFTARVSIGSGEVTEAEIRTQLLGKHNVSNILAAMAVAVECGMTLEEIRVAIANVEPVPHRLQLTSNGGDVTIIDDSFNSNPVGAEAALEVLTEIQGRKKVLVTPGMVELGEREYEENKRLGERAADVCDLVILVGPTRTTPILDGLKAAQYPSQQIIVALNLEEVKQHLATRVQAGDVVLFENDLPDNYNEERIAS, translated from the coding sequence ATGAGTACTATTTTTTTCTACCTCGTAGCACTGGCCTGTTTGGTGAGAGCTGTCGTCAGAACGGTAGGTGGACTCCATATACTTCAACTTGATGGTTATAAGACAGGTCGATACCTGAAGTGGATGCGCCAGCATCTAAGGAACTGTTTTGAAGTTAAAGAGATTCTTATCATTGGTGCTGCTCTGATTCTCACCGCCTTCTACCCACAATATCATAACACATGGTTCTTTTCTGTGCTGTGCATAGTTTGGGGTGGGTTCCAAGTCTATATGAGCACGAAACGTAAAAAGGTTGAGGCGAAAAAACCGCTCGTTTACACGGCACGTGCGAAACGGGTCTTCGGACTTTCTATCTGTTTGCTCGTTTGTACAGCTGCGGTGCTTGTGTTGTTAACACAGGCGAGTCCATGGCGGATCGCTATTTTCCTCTTTAGCGAGGTTGCTGTTATTAATTTAACCGTTGCCAACCTTCTTATTTATCCTTTAGAGCGGACAATAAATGGGGCGTATCTCCTTTCGGCGAGAAAGCGAATCAAGACCCTCCACCCTAAAGTCATCGGTATTACAGGGAGTTATGGCAAAACGAGCACGAAATATATTTTACGTCAGATTTTATCCCAGAAGTTTAATACCTTGATGACCCCTGATAGTTATAACACGCCGATGGGTATTTGCAAGGTCATTCGTGGTGAACTGACTCCTGAGCACGAGATATTCATTGTTGAGATGGGTGCTTATAAACGCGGCGACATCCGCGAATTGTGTAATTTAGCATCGCCGGAAATCGGCATCCTCACAGCAGTCGGTCCGCAGCATTTAGAGCGATTTAAGAGCATAGAGAATATAGCGAAAACAAAGTATGAGTTGATTGAATCGTTACCATCGGGCGGACTTGCAGTCTTCAATTGCGACAACGAGATTTGTGCAGAACTCGCTAATAAACGGGAGCAAAGCGGTAATCCTGTGCGTCGTTATGCGACAGAACCGTTTTATGTGGCTTCAGTTTCTGACAGTGCCGAGTTAACTGCCGCGGATATTCGACATACCGGCGAGGGTCTTGCTTTCACGGCACGTGTATCTATCGGTTCTGGAGAGGTTACCGAAGCAGAGATTCGGACGCAACTCTTGGGGAAGCATAACGTATCCAACATACTTGCTGCAATGGCAGTTGCGGTAGAATGCGGGATGACGCTTGAGGAAATTCGAGTCGCGATTGCTAATGTTGAACCTGTTCCACATCGCTTGCAATTGACCTCTAACGGCGGTGATGTAACTATCATTGATGACAGTTTCAACTCGAACCCGGTCGGTGCGGAAGCTGCACTTGAGGTTCTCACTGAGATTCAAGGTCGAAAAAAAGTATTAGTGACCCCTGGTATGGTGGAACTTGGCGAAAGGGAATATGAAGAAAATAAACGCCTCGGTGAACGTGCCGCTGATGTCTGTGATTTAGTTATTTTGGTCGGTCCTACGCGGACTACCCCGATTTTAGATGGATTAAAAGCTGCGCAATACCCAAGCCAACAAATTATTGTTGCGCTCAATTTAGAAGAAGTTAAACAACATTTAGCAACACGCGTTCAAGCCGGTGATGTTGTCCTTTTTGAGAACGATCTCCCTGACAACTATAATGAGGAAAGAATTGCCTCATAA